The DNA sequence atatatattcacgATAACGATAATCTTGGCAAAGCTTGTCATTGAGCTATGGCTCTGTGTAATAAAGCTGCTTTTTCTCAAAGCatgtgaaaatattacatttaacgACCTATTTTTACTCCAAACTCACTTCATAACAGTCaagtgtttgaaataaatccTTTGTGAGATGATCTGGCGATTagcattgcattatatatatgctttacTATAATGAAAATTCGAATCATTAGAGCTCAGATAAACCGAATATTACTCTAGTCGTATCAATCGTGTTGAATCAGTGAAAGCATTGAAATCTTCTGTTTATTCAGCTGCAGCAGTAGATAGAGTTTTACTACTGATGACAGAACTGACAGAGACACAATCACAGCTTCTGTCTAATCGTGATTTTGATTACATTTCAATTCATCGTGCAGCCTGCCCACAACCTGAACGGTTCGGGATCAACGGCTCAGCTCATTCAACAACCTGCTTGGAGGACGAGCACACGAAAGCAGGACTTAGAGCTAGCTAAATGCTAACGTAGCTTACAGTAGCTGAAGAGCCACATTAGAGAGAATGGCAACTGATTAGCACGTTACGCAATTAGTATGGCCTATTTTAGATCTGTATTTTGAAGTACAGCAAATATAAAGAATCAGTTTGTTCATTTCTGTGCGCCTTGGTCTAAAGATCATCCGATTCGGTTTTGGATAAAATTAGATAATGTTTGGGAGAAGTAGCAAAAGAACTTTTTCCACTTAAAGAATGGCCTGAAATGACACATTTGGTCAGTGATTTCAAAGTCGAGcatttctgagagaaaaaaaaaagactgtaacACTGACAGTGTTGGGAATTAACTGCACGTAATGGAAAATGAACATGTACGCAAACTGCAGCAGAGATCGGTCGCCAGCTGAGAAAAACGGTAGCGATGCTGTAGAGTACAAgcaactgaaaaacaaaacacaacagcgTGGCTTCTCCAGAGCAAAGTCACAGATAATAAGGATCTTGTTCTTCCTGTTTCTTTGCCGTCTAGCgcttagacacacacacacacacacacacacacacacacacacacacacacacaatcactggCGGCGTGAACAGATGAATTTGACTAAGATTGGTGAATGTTTTTAAGACGGGTTTCAgttttgtgaataaatacatttgagtACAGTTCTTTTCATTTCACTTGTGTTTGTAAGAgggtttttttcagttatgCATGTGAGGTTTCTTCTTACTGGTGTACATAAGTAATTATAGCCTTTAGGGCCCCTCATACGTTACTTTATTAAAGGTAATGAAAGGTAATAGAGATCATTTGGTCTCAACTTTTGAATCGCTGACtgtagagagaaagaaaaggacaaATATCTTCAAATGATGTGTAAGTTACTCAAATGTACTTAATATCCTATGccttaaaacattatttcttatctattgtgtaacaaaaataaatgtttaacaggAACAGGGCTGGATATTCTCAGTGTTTCTGcagaaaatacaacaacaaaatgtcaATGATACTGAAGTGATTAAAACACTTGAACAAGAAAAACTTGCATATTGTGTTAAatgcagaaaagaaagaaagcttcATAATTCCACGCGGCGTCACTTCACAAGGActttaaacaaagaaagactGTAAAACATACGTAACCTTTGTACTAGAAACCAATATCAGAAGGTGTTCTGTGTTGCGTATCTCATACcatagctttaaaataaatcgaGCATGCACTtgaattattagcttttcattaaaaaaaaaaaaaactcaccacAGAGGAACCTTCGGTCCAAAAAGTCCAAATTTTGCAAATCCTTTTAATTTAACCAAAATGTAAAAGGAGAAACTTCATGAAGTATGAGATGAAAAAAGTAAGTAACTATAAGTTACACTGAAGAATAAGACATGGTATAATGAGCTTCGGGCTTCTAGAGCTCGGTGAGAGCAGAACTTGAGTCAGCTAACAGTGTTTTATAAGAAGGATATGAGGTTCTCTCATTAACTTGGGAAAACTGTCCAAAGTCCTTTCCTTTTCCTGTTCAAACATCTTTCAGTGTGTCTTCTGTTGCATCATTTCCCTGAACACACGCAGACACGAGGATGCTCGAGAAAACCAAAAAGATTGTAAAAGGCTAAAAACGCTACCGTAAAAACTTGCTTTTTGgaacaaatatcaaaatattatgcGACAATAAAATATAGCCTAATGTAGCCttggtaaaaataataatgttatggCTCAAAACGTTAATGACAGtcattttttgttgtcgtttctttaaataaaattgcataaaagtgaaaacagcattttctgctATACTTCTTATTGCAAGTGAACCTCAATATTCAAGTACATTATAAAGTTAGAGTAATACAGCACATATGTATAATATCCTGGGACATTTCTTTGTCATTCCGAAACAtcttcatacacacacagtgcttTCAGTGCTGGAGTTTATTAAAGTCACCCTGACCTACATAATTTACTCTTTAGCACAGGTAtgatataaagcatatattataAGACCAATAGCTCCTGGAATCATTAAAGTCTCTAAGATACACGTCTGATTTTCATGCTAATAGACTTCATACTGTAAGTGAAATTGTTTTTCCAGGTCGACCAGACAACACCAATGGCGGAATTAGTGTTATCGTTTCCCCATAAGTACACACCGTTGGGGTTTGCCTCCAGACAGCTTGCGTACCAAAACCCCCCGAGACGCATTCTAGCACAGTTATCAGCATGGCCGTCTTGATCCTTGTCAAACGTTGTGAATTTCTGATTGTTGTGGACAATCAAAGAGTTGCCTGTGGAGAGAAAGACCATCGTTAAAATGATTCACTTGATATGCAAACCAAAACGGTTTCTATTTAATTGGATAATTTCAATCAGAATTATTCaaccaattttaataatatacgtttttcagaaaaaatgaCGTATCGATGTAAAAGTGATAATGCcaatgtaatgtatattattgAGTCAGAATTATTCAATCAGTATTCAACAGCATTATTGAGTCAGATATTTACAGTACggaacaacattttttttaaaacacaatttagcCTTTAGAAACTCTAGTAGAAAACAGAATTAGCTCGAGTCGTAACATGCACATAAATTTAGCCCATGCATTTGCTAAAGTTGACTAAATGCAAGGAgtgaatttatttctttgtaaaattaattccTCGTGAAGCTAAACACTCTCACGACACAAGAAAGCAATGAACTCTCCAACCCTACTGAATCTTCAGAACTCATAATCATAGTCCTTTTATGTTTGGTATGATTTTGTAGGTCCCCGTGCAGTTATGAATGGCTCTTGAACAAGCAGAACATAAAAGGCTTATTTAAATAGATGAATGAATACGAGGTATGTCTGGTGAAAATAGATCTCTAAAGTCAGATTTAGAGCAGGACCTTGTTATGGTCAAGGCCAAAGAGGATTGAATAATTTTGATTGCAACTGTATTTATGAATGTGAAAGAGCACGCAGATTAAGTTAATgagtacaaattaaaacatcCTACCTGCTCCTCCATCAGTGAACCCTGAAACTTGTAGTTTATATCCAGAACATTCACAATCCACAGAGAAAGACGAGTACTGAGCGAAACCCTTCCTTCCTTCAAAGTCCTCCAGATCCACTCTCAGCATGTACTTCCCGTTTCGTGTCAGCTGATACATGTTCTCCAgccctgatcacacacacacacacacacatgaagaacatgttcaacacacacacacacacacacacacacacacacacacacgaagaacatgttcaacacacacacacacactctctctgtaaGATCTTACCCAGCCAGTATTCACTCTCTATATTCCCAAATCCTCTCTTGTACTGATCCCACGGCCGATAGAAATTCACGCTGCCATCCATTCTCCTCTGAATCACCTGAGATGGGTTTATAGAGAAGATATGACTCATGATGAATGTTCTGATGTGTGTTTAATGATATAAAGTCACATTCATACCGTCCATCCTCCTTTATCTTCATCTTTCCCATCTGAGATCATGTCACAGTGAACCCAGACAGGAACATCTCCTGCAGGATAGATGGAGTAGATCCCGCTGGCCGTCTGTCCTGAGTTGTAGACGTCAGAGCAGTCAAACTGCATGAACTTACAGTCACTGCCCAGTACAACCGGGAAAAGTGCCACCAAAAATAATATCATCTAGACAAGACAGAGAAATAGAGTGGCATTCTACATCTGTAATGATAATCAAAGTGAAATGGAAGAAGCAAGGAACATACTGTCATCTTCTAAATCTCTCCCCAGATTGTAAGTCACTGTTTATTCTGTTTAGTCTGATGCAAGGACTCTTTATATCGGTAAGACTGCAGGCTCCTCCTCTgtctttaaagaaatgtttaacagCGATTACATGTTCACAATCAACAGAAACATGCAGAATCCACACAGACTCAAGGCTAAGGTTGTGaacgtttttgttttctcagtatGCTACATTTACTATCATCAGTATTTTCTGAGTCATGAGTATAAGTTCACGTATGTTATCTGTGACTTtgtgaaagtttttgttttctcaataTGTTGGGATTCTCTAACTCCCACAGAGCAGGCCTCCTGAAACATCACATGATGCCTCCTTGCATTTAAGACTGTAGTTCTGCTAAATGTAATCAGTGTCATGGTTTTCAgttgattaatgaaaaaatattttttttcaactttgatGGTTCTTCATGTCCATATTTTGCGTTATTACCGAGTTGAACATATCTCACACAGAGATACTGAGGAATCATAAACCCTAAGTCCAGCGTAGGGAGATTTAGTGAATGTGGTGTTGATTAAGTGTGTGAGTGGACTGTAGAATGACAGACCAGTCCAGATACACTCCTACTCTATTAGAGCAGTGTGAAGGGACAGATATAGCAGTTTTGTTATCATTGTGCCAGACAGTGAATCCATTAGCAGTGCAAAACACACTCTATGATTTGGTGTTGTATCCAAATCGACAGTAACTTCCTCCTTTCCTCCTCCTTTATGTCACTGAAATTTCTGTCCCAACGCCATcctctcccagtaacagcgtccaggAAAACACTTATACATATAACCTGACACCTTGTACCAAATCTCTCTGGATGATCACAATTTGGTTGATGATCTGGCGCACGTGTCATCTTCCTGTTCTTCTCAGACGGGAGGAGTTGAGTGTGTGCTGTGATTGGATCCAATGTGAGATCACAAGCATCGgaacacaagaacagaaaagCAATGAATACACAATGGCAGCAACAAACGAagatgtgtgtgcatttgatcATATACCTTTTTGGTCATGCTATCATTCTGATGGTCTACActattaacacacaaacacacaaaattcgATGCAATCTCTCAAGTTAATTGTCAGGACAGCTTATCACAGGTAGTCTTATTTGATCTCCCCTGCCAACATTTCCTGGTGGTACCAATTATATGGACCTGAGGGATGGGCCCTACATGGCTTTGGGCTGCATGTTGATATATGTTGAGTATCTTCAGTTTATAGTTGGGATCCTCCAGTTTGTGTTTGAGCAGCtgcactcctgaatctcctgggtgattgtagctcagatccagctctctcaggtgagaggggtttgaactcagagctgaagacaaataaccacagccttcctccgtcaccatacagcctgacaacctacagacacacacacacacacacacacacacacacacacacatgaacagatcatccacagacacacagagagatcaTCTGCACATGATACATGTGACCATTATGGTACTGTTCATAGCTCTTTTCATCATCttcatttaaaagtgaaaatgtcacATTTCCAGCTTTACTAAGAAAGTTCTGTACTTTACCCTTGGTGCTACCTGGTGGTGATTTCATGAATGAGTGTATATGTTGTATTTAATGCAGTGGCCTCAAGGTGGCAGTACACACAGTGCTAACATGTGACTAAACATATCAAGTTTATCtctaatttttaattacatgtCTCTCTTTTAATTGGACATTGTAGAACCATCATAAACCCCAATCCCAGCGTAGAGGGGTTCAGTGAATGTGGTGttgaatgtgtgtaagtgtgtgagtgtgtgtgtgtcagagacgctgtagaaggacagagagccGGCCGACCAGTCCAGATAAACTCCTACTCTATTAGACAGTGCTGTTATTATTGTGCCTCGCTGAAAACTGATTTTCACAGCAGTAGAGACTCCAGGATTTGTCATTAGATCCAAACAAATGGTCAGTCTCTCCTTTCCAGCTAATTCCTTTATATATGACACTGCTATATTTACTCCATTCagcctcccagtaacagcgtccagaCAGACTCAGTCCACGCAGAACCTGCTCACAGTCATCAAATCTGTCTTgatgatcaggatacgactGAGGCTTTTTCACATGTTTTACTTTCCTGCTGTtctcagacacagagagacgagtgtgtgctgtgtttggaacCAGTGAGAGATCACAGGCGTCTAAACAAAGAACAAgaagatgagtgtgtgtggggtTTAGGTAAATCCTACATAACGGGGgctaaatgttttctaaagtatagtaaaaatctgacatttttgacagcatgtgtgtgttttgtagactTACACCTTCGTAGTTCCGCTGGTATTCTGATCTCTACTTTGTGATCCATactgtaaacaaacacacatctgaACGTCATCTCTCATGATGATGGTCAGAATCAGTGATACTCCGACTGATTACTGAATAATCCCTTCAAAAAGTAATCCCATTACTGCTACGGActctttatttcaaaattaataattagttgCATATCTAGTACATTATATTAGTTCCCTATAACTATGTCACTAAAGCATCAACATTCACAAAAGACATAACTGAAGCAAACGCCAGCAAAGAgcgctgcatttaaaaagtgttgcatttgtgcaaattatttcttttatgatacggtatttttatgtttagacCCTACtgtctctcccacacacaccaAATATAAATCATACATTAAAACTCATTCATGTGAAAACACTCCTTGAATGAAGACGGTTTAGCTTTTCACCAGCTCTGTTGGGCTAGAGACCAGCCCTAGTCACACACACGGTTGTTAAACATCACTGTGATCCAGTCACACAGGTTTGTCTAGCCTctgcatgttttaaatgttttccttACTATACACACCGATTTCCGGTCATGTTCAGGAAGAGCGTGACGTTGACAGACTCTCCATAGAAACCACACGCCCACATCACGTCTACTTCAGTGTTTGCCAGAGTCTTCCGCTTATCTGAGCTTCTGCAGCAGGAAACAAACCGAGCCGTTAAATATATGACGCTTTTCAAAGAGGTACGAGCTTTTCTATTTCACTtgtgaaagaaatatttagGTTCCACGTATGCAGTTTATATTGTGTCAGAAGGAAGGAAAAAGCAGCTCTCTGCTgatcacaataaaaataatactgtactTCTCTACTGAAAATGCAGATGAAGGAAGCTCCCAAAATTGTTCACATTGATAATCTGGATGTGTAAAAGTACAGATGTCAAACTCACTTAGCAGGACACTCcgaaaaaaaaaccatttaaattgTACCCatgtatttaaaagtaaacacttatcatattttaaatatttttaaagctaaaagtGTCAGGGAAGAACGCTGATTCAGTTGCAGGTTCAACTATACTTGAAGCCTATGAAAAAAGGCAGGACAGAACTGGAAGAAGGTCACAAGCCAGGAGTAGCGTCCTCACGCCACGGCGCTCACGAGACCAGACACGAGTTAAGTAGAGCGAGCATTAAAGAGTTAACGAGCTAAAGAAAACAATGGGCAGGGTAAACACGGACAAGCACATGGAGAACTGTCAAACAGAGGCCAATAAAAACAAGCTGATCATGACAGTAgcttcattttaaattctgcaAAGAGCAAAATACTAGTCAGCAGGACTTTTGTCTTCATGAAGAGTCTCTCCTCCGGCCGAGTCCTAGCATAGTGTGCGTTCACtcagatacattttatttggatGTTGTTTGCATGATAAAGTCCAAAAtgaaagggttactccaccctaaaataagcattttgtcATCAATCATTTACCTCCATTTCGTTTCTCAAACCAAAGCACAGAAGATGTATCTGGTAGGCAGTTTTCttccaaaatgtatttgatttatgtttacaaagattttacaggtttggaacgacatggaggTCAATGATTAATTACCAAGTTTCCATTGTAGGGTGGAGAAACCCTTTAATGTACCATACTCTATCGTTGGCGTTCATCTTCACGAAAAGTCTCTTACAGAGCTGTTGTGCAAGGAGGTGTTGTTTTTATAGTCATTTGCAACTACCGTATTAAGATTTACAGTAGGCTAATATTTTCCTAGAATGCATTGCAATCTGCTTTATAAAGTAGGAAAGTGCTGAAAATACAGTACTCCGTGAAAACAATTAAATTCACAATATGGAGATTGTACGGTAGAGAACTGTTAGAAATGCTGTGATTTAAAGTGTGCCTTATTCTAACACTAGAATGTGTGTCACTGGAGATTAAAATAGATGAATTTATGATAATTGAgaattagagagaaaaaaatcattacagaaCAATCATGAGTAAGAAGtaattgcataaaattaaaagGTAACTAACGATGACTCTATCATCGATCATTGTAAACTCATGTTACACAATACTACAGGATATAGCTGTACATGTGTTTGAGAAATAAACTGTCCTTAAGCAGGATTTTAACTTAAATCAAAATGACTGACAACATATCAGTAGAGCAAGTAATAAACACTGGTGAAACGTAACGAAATATCAGGACAGTGCAAATGCACACTTAAGTCTCTGGACAGTCAAACAATGTCACAATCATCTAAATGATCCTCACCACAAACCACAAAACTAAGCTGAGACACAAGAAAATATTCAGCGCTTTCATCACTGATCTTGTATTTCAATAAATAGCTGTACATGCATTTCTCTTCTGAAGGTCCAGGACCATGGTGGAGACATTAAATGAATTGATCCATCTGAGGAACGCTGGCTTTGGTCGACCTTGGCCCAGGCACGGACTCAAACTCCTCTACTGGTTTGCCAAAGATTGCGTTTCTTTTGAAAGCAACAGCATGCTCTCTGAATGTGACCCAGCCGAGGGAGACTTCGGTTTCCACTATTTTGAGAACAGGTATGACCAACGAGGGAATAAACTTCTCCCAGAAACACATTTTCCTTACTATGTTGTTGGCAATCTGAATTCACCAGGAGCCGAAGACCTTCCCGATTACGTCTCAGAAGACAAGCACAGAAGCAACTCAGACCGTGTCATTGTCAGTCTTGACGAGGAGTGGTTTGATAGAGTTTATGTGACTCAACACAACGGCCGTTCAAACTACGACCCGCACGCCACCTACCGGATCTCCAAAGGACTTCTCATGATCGTCAGGAGGATGAGTTTGGAGGACTTTCTGGTGGAGATGggttattatacacacacagagcccgTCATCAGCTACGGTCCTCCAACTTCAGAGGCAAGCAGTCTAGATTACACGGTGGTCACCATATCGTCCGGCGATTCATCTGACAGCAAGTGCATTGTCCAGTTAGGTGACGACAAGTCTGCTCAAAACAAGTCGGAGAAATCACATGCAACTTTGGGATTGTGGGAAAGACTGTGCACCATACTTTAAAACCGTTCTAGGGATTTTGTTTGGACTCAGTGGTGGATATATTTCTCTCTGCCAAGCCTACATTGACGGATGCAAATAGTAAAAGAAGTCATAACTAAGACATGAGTTCAGCATGTGGATATCACACATTCAATTTGCTAATGAACGAgagctttaacaaaaaaagtcaaataaaatagaaGATAAACCAATCATCTCTTTCTTTGCAGGACCATTTTGGCTGCATTATGCAAATTTTACAACATTTGCATAGTGTTTTGGCCCAGTCTAGACCAGCCTTCTATTTTAGATAGAATAAATCCTTTTGTGGGTGACTTTGATCTTTGTAACACTGCAGATCTTATACGAAATATATAGTTCCAGACCTGTATGAATTTTCATTGTTCTGGCAAACAGAAAGGGAGATATTTTGGAAGTTTATAAGCTGGAACTATTGATTTCCATAGTAGAAAGAAATACTGTAATTTCTGCCACCACTAGGGTCCACTGCTGCTTCCTTCAGTGAAGGTCGATACCCATGCTGCCACCACCTTTAGTTCTAACCCGGTCACACTAATACACTCGACACGAGAATTACAAACAATTGCATGCTTTATTAACAATGATAGCAGCCGTGTGGCCTTGTCTCAGTCGAACTAAACCGTGAAAACGTTTAAAAGAGAACCGGATACTCATTCCAAACAATAAATGATGTGAAGTTTCACACACGTGGTTAGAAACTCCAGAAATCACTATTATAATAAACCAGCATGGACAATCTCTCATATCCGGAGAgttaatggtgacccaaaacagcctgctcacaaactttcttcaaaatatgtatattttttcttttgtttttttttttcttttggggtaaactattcctttaagtagcCGTTCGTGTTAACATTTGGATCCAGCAGACTTCAGCGTTGAACAAACTGTCATAATAATTTCGCGAcgagtttaacatttttttcattgtttaccGAGTGTTTATTTCTTGACTGAGTTAGAGATGTTACCTGTCCGATGCCCGCCAACTGAAAACAGGTTTCGAAGCACAGCCTACCTGAGCTCAGGTGTGATGAGGTGACATTCAATCGCGAGATCACCTGGTGAGAAGCACAGGTAACCGGGTCTGACGGGAAATACGTCTGCTTGCCACAAACACACCGCATTACCTGATATTTATGGAAATATCGTGAGTTAAAACACACTTCCTTCCTCGAGGGGTTTAATGTCTCGCGCTCTTTGACAGAAGGCTGCTGCGGTGTTTTCTGTCGGATCTGTCAGAGATCATGGATTGGGGTTCAGATCTTTGGGTGAGTTTATTCTCTACTGTTTTTACGTGTGCTTCAGGTTGAATCTAGTGCAGTCGTGATTAACCTTTAAGTAGTCTATAGTTCACTGCTCGGAAATGATTATACTGCGACATAAGCGCGTGCGTTTATATTTaatggaaatggaaatattGTGAGGCGCGTTATTGAGTTATTGAACTAAAAATCGTTGCACACTTAAACGCATTCGTAGCTACTAATACAtttggcatttaaaatattacagcatATGATGGCAATTCATGTCAATTGAACCAATTGCAACCCAGAAAGTTTATATTGGTATTGAAGCCAAGTATCACTCACAGttataaatgaaattacaaaaGTGATAAATGAAATGCACGCTTGAAACGCTTTAAAGGTGGACCAATGCAccaaataaagttgtttttctaGTCTTAATACTGAGTTAGTTGAGACACTTGCAAGAGCAGAATTCCAGTGCAtctcattttaaacaattatgaaGAAATGGAAACGTCCCAACATTGTTTGGTTAAGtttgttctattttttattctttaaatcaCGTGACAGCCTCGCTGTGATTTGCTTTCACTGTCTGAGGCTTTACCTGCTGGTTAAACTGGTTTGGGGAACCACTGGTTTCAGATCATCCTTAAACAGCAGCAAAGACCAGACAAACCGTTTCTGATCTCCATTGCTTCGAAATGATTTCTGGACCTCAGGAAGTCGATGAGTGACCTCACACTCCGTCCTGTGTCTAATCAAGAAGAAACTCGGTTAAGTGCAACATACAACGGTGTGTGCCAATATGGTCATTTTAATAGAGTTAGGTTAATATTTGTGATTAgctgtgcatatataaaaacaccagGAGCTGCATGAGTTTCCGCTGAAGTTGTGTGTCACGTGACCCGTCGGATCAGGTCGTCTAGTCACTGCTGGTGTGAAGTGGATCGACCCGTCCGGCGAGTTTCAGAGTCACACGTGGGAAGAGAGCGACACACTCGACGCACCACACCTATCCTGAGAGCTGAATGTCCCAcatacctcacacacacacacacacactcacacacacacacacacactcactcactcactcagaaTCTGTGTATGGTGTGTTTGCAGGACCAGCACGAAGCgatagacagacacactcaGAGCGGACTGGATCTGCTGGAGCGATATGTGAAGTTTGTCAAAGAAAGGGCCGAGATCGAGCAGAATTACTCCAAACAGCTCAGGTGTGTGTTACGGCCACAAACCCTGAAAATCATCATCTTCCTCAAAGCGTGGTCTCATGACTATCAATGAGGTCACTCACGATATTTAAGCAGTATATTAACCCTCTCCTGGATTTACTCTCCATTACTTCGTTCATCAAATCACCAGAAAGCTTGTCATGTTATCATGCAAGGACGACTGCGGAGAGTCtgtcaaatacttttttttgtgcttgttgAATTGTAAAAGTGTTCTTGAAGGCCGCTGGTGGTCAGGGTTAACATGTTTCTTCTTGGTTTGAcctgtttttatgtgtgtttccTGAAGAAACCTCAGTAAGAAATATTCCAGACGAGGCGTCAAAGAAGAGCAGGACACAAAGTGAGTCGATCAGACAATTAAACCCTGACTTAGATATTTGGTATTCTAAAATTtgagttgtgtgtgtgcagttctTCGAATGTGTAAAGTGTGTAAGCAGTTTAACAAAAAGCTGTAATAGAAGGTTTGTTTGAGATGATCTTGTCTTTAATTATGTTATCAGAACCCTAACATACCAAAACGTGATTGTATGATTGTAAATGTCTTCGGAAACGCTTCAGTTGGCCGTTTGTCTAATGTTTCATAAACATTACTGCATGCATGTGTCAGATTGTTCGGAGAACTCTGTAAAAAGACCAAATTCAGAGAATTCACATAAAGATGAGAACCATCGTAGGACCTGGATGTTTCGTATGAGCACTCAGGAATGACTCGGATCTTCTGGTACGGTGTGTTTGTGCAGGATGACCCATCAGCAGGCGTTCCAGGACGTTCTGAACCAGCTGAACGATTACGCGGCTCTGAGGGACCAGCTGTCCGAGAGCATGACCCTGAACATCTGCGTGGAGCTCAGCAGGAACCTGCAGGAGCTGCGTCAGGAGCGCAAGAACGTGAGCCGTAACCCACCTTCATCAAACCGCGTCTTTGATTAGCTGCTGATTGTGAATTTGTCTTCTGTGGCGCAGCATCTCTGTGACGTGAAGAAAGCTCAGCAGAACCTGGAGAGCAGCTTCAAGCAGCTGGAGACCGTGA is a window from the Puntigrus tetrazona isolate hp1 chromosome 1, ASM1883169v1, whole genome shotgun sequence genome containing:
- the LOC122363120 gene encoding microfibril-associated glycoprotein 4-like; its protein translation is MTMILFLVALFPVVLGSDCKFMQFDCSDVYNSGQTASGIYSIYPAGDVPVWVHCDMISDGKDEDKGGWTVIQRRMDGSVNFYRPWDQYKRGFGNIESEYWLGLENMYQLTRNGKYMLRVDLEDFEGRKGFAQYSSFSVDCECSGYKLQVSGFTDGGAGNSLIVHNNQKFTTFDKDQDGHADNCARMRLGGFWYASCLEANPNGVYLWGNDNTNSAIGVVWSTWKNNFTYSMKSISMKIRRVS
- the LOC122323360 gene encoding uncharacterized protein LOC122323360, which translates into the protein MVETLNELIHLRNAGFGRPWPRHGLKLLYWFAKDCVSFESNSMLSECDPAEGDFGFHYFENRYDQRGNKLLPETHFPYYVVGNLNSPGAEDLPDYVSEDKHRSNSDRVIVSLDEEWFDRVYVTQHNGRSNYDPHATYRISKGLLMIVRRMSLEDFLVEMGYYTHTEPVISYGPPTSEASSLDYTVVTISSGDSSDSKCIVQLGDDKSAQNKSEKSHATLGLWERLCTIL
- the LOC122324036 gene encoding stonustoxin subunit beta-like, with product MWACGFYGESVNVTLFLNMTGNRMDHKVEIRIPAELRRYACDLSLVPNTAHTRLSVSENSRKVKHVKKPQSYPDHQDRFDDCEQVLRGLSLSGRCYWEAEWSKYSSVIYKGISWKGETDHLFGSNDKSWSLYCCENQFSARHNNNSTV